The genomic DNA AAACAGCTTAGATTCTTTGCGATTAATAGCTTCTCTGCAGATAATACCAAAAAATTAGGGATAGGGTTAAAGAGATTGATCATAAACGCTAGTatcatgtttttataaaaatattagtatcaGGATGACTTTTAAACACAAATTGTTACCGTGTTAATACCAAAATAAGCAATTAGTAACAAACGTTGGAacatgttttaaacaaagaatTAGGGTCAAGTCTGCTTTTTTAACATAAATCACTACCGAGCAATAGCCGAAAGACGTTTTGTATTGCTGACCCTGCATCTCTAATTTGTTGATTAATCAAACTACTGATGTTATATTCGAGAAAAAAGAGTAGATAATgttaaacaataacaaaataatttatttaagaaTATACCATAAATGTTGGGATATTATTAGCACCCTTTATAGTCTCTCTGCaacaataatcaaaatattaatatgattttctgaatcaaatatataatattaataatatttcttataaaatttaaaacaatacaTGTTTTTCACCATACGATCATCGGTAGATTCatctaaataatgttttaattttaattcattagaattttttctaataaatcattagaaatatttataatattaataaaagaatttttaatttaCCAACATACCTTTTAGCAACGATGAAGAGGCAGAATTCAAATAAATATGTTCAATAGTCCTCGCCACCTCTAcctattgatttatatttattaattagagCCACAAACACATGAATAAAATTCAATAACGATGATATAATAGTTTACTATTAAAATTACCAAACATCTATCATTAATATTAGCATCTTCAGAAGCCTTCCTGCAACTATAAACATGAGCATCATCAGGGTATAAAGAATTAAGTTTTAAGtattcagaaaaataaaatacctaATTTTCTTGTGCGGGCACATAGAACTAAGATCAGGACCATCTACTAACTCACCTGAAACATAAGAATTAGTATAATTagtttttacaaaactttaaattaaataaatcaagaaacctatacaatataatataagaagtaCTAAAGAAACCATACACAAAGTTTTGGTAATGTTTGAACTTGTGTTCCAAACAAATACTACAGAAAGAGGATATGAATGATTAGAACACGAACACGAATATGAAGAACCATATAAAAGATCATCAAgactataatacatatataatttcaagaacatgggagaaatttagggttttttttctttttttaagattttgaaaTTATGGAGAATGATTAGGGTTGTAcctatttatatattagttaacaacctataattttagggtttcgaataaGTCGGTATATTTTGGTTGGGTTTTATATAAAGCccattattttaggttttagggttgtttaatttataaaatcacattttgacgattatatagattagatatttaagaaatttaaacttttataattttctaaattaatttgaagGGTAAAAATGTTcagttttgaatctcattaaaggtaaattagtaatcttaagtctgaggatgaatgtggtgcgtttcaaCAAACTAAATAGAGAAGAAAAACTTGtacaaaatttttttaaggatAATTTCATTAAAGGCAAACGacgtcaatttttgtgagattgaCTGTGAGTTCTTTCGacttcttctttaatatattagattgtAAAAGTTGCAAATAAGTGACGTATTAGCAAAATAGTCACAAAGtgtagtataattttttttttgagacgctatttttgaaacaaattataaaagtttGTATCCGGTTATTTTCTGAATAGATTACAAATTCCAGAATAACTGAGAACCGGAATAAATTGACCTGAATCGAACCAAACTCGCAGGGCTAGATAGAAAAAAACCACCTTAACCGGAGAATCTAGGCAGCgacagaaaaggaaaaagaccaaaaaaaaaacccatttaAGTCCTATATATTGTATTGATAGGCTTAAAAGAATCATTCCATCTTTGAGAAACCTAAAGAATGGGGAGAGAAAAAAGAGTCGTGGTTCAACTTTTAGAGGAAACGCTGGTAAATATATTTGCTCGATTTCAATTGAGGAGCATCGCGAGAGTCAGATCAGTTTGTAAAGAATGGAAATCGATAATCGATTCCGACTATTTCCGAGAGCTGTACGAGTCTCTAAACTcgacctcctcctcctccgtgtcGTGGTCAATCATGAACCGAAGGAACCAAACACTGTCGCTGGAAATCGTTGGACACCATGGATCTGAGAGATGGGGACTTAGGAATTCCATAGGCTCTTCGATCACGCGTTACGATCCTGAGACCACCACGGTGAGAAAAACTTCGGTGTTGAGCTGCGCGGATGGATTGGTATTGCTTTACATTGAGACCAGCGAAGGAGCCCCTGAGTATCATGTCGGAAACCCCTTGTTGCGACAATGGGTTCGAATCCCTCTGCCTCCACATCTCTCTCCTTTTGATGTCGTGAGGTTACAGGAGAATAAACTTTTCAGCGACACTGGACTTGTCACAAAGATGGAAAAGGGTATTGTTGTGGGTTACAAGGTTGTCTGGATGTTGGCCTCATCATCTTTATCTAAAGATATCACTTTTATGATGTATGCCTCGGAAACAGGATTGTGGACAACCCGAGAGGTGCGTTGTCTCCGTCCCATGTTCTGGTCTAGACTAGAGTATTCTGTCCCTCTCAACGGGATTCTTCACTGGCTTGCCTCGAATGGTACCAATCTGGACGCAAATTATGTTTTATCctatgatttatataataatgatATCAATGGTGGTGGTCACGAGTGTCGTGCTATGCCGTTTCCCGGTATTGAGCTATATGCACGGCATCAGCGTTTCAAGAGAACTATCACAACGTCTGCTGGATCTGTTGTGTATTGCAACGTTTTCAATGCTATTAATGGAGGCCGTATTATCAGAGTTTGGAGGCTGGTCAACTACTGTGATGATGATCCTTTGGCCGCTTGGAATCTCTTGTGGGAACTCAAAACCACCAACTCGTCTTCTTTGGTCGGGTTTGGTACTGATTATTTCCCTGTGGTGATGCATCCTCTCAACTCCGACATCATATACCTCTGGAGCAGAGACAAGAATGGTCTCGCCTTGTTAAACTTGAGGACTCACAGGTTTAGTCTTCACAAGGAGGAAGATGGCGAGAACCACCAGTCTACCAATGGTGGTTGCATCTTGAGCCTTACCGGTTGCAAGGAGTATATGGACTCCATCTATTCAATTTATTTCAATGCTCATCATCTCGGCGGTGTTCATAATCTTTACTTTTCACAGTTTGTGCTCCCACGCTGGCTTAACCCGCTCCCTAACCTTGTTTCttgattattttatatactgtatgttaatttctaaacttaaaattttttaaaatttactactTCTCTCGGTCCTGTTAACTTGTGTGACTTAATGGGTTTTGCATTCTCCAACTTTTCTAACAtgaatccaatttttttttaactgagtCGAGGGAATTCTAGTTTCTTCTTTATGTATAACATGAATCCGTCTTTACATTACAATATGGCAATGTTGCTGTTCTggattgtgtgtgtttttgtattgGTTGTATATCTCTGAATGAGGGAGTTGATACGTCTGGAAAACGAACTGGTTTCCGACAAAGGAACTTCTTTTATCTGTTTCAATCAAACAACTTAGTACTCGTATATGTTAGAGCTAAAACGCCATTAGGTTAGGTTCCAGGTGTTGTATTTGCACGAGGACCAGCTGTAGCTGTGCTCATTCTCTTGGGACTCAGATGGTGAATCCCATGCGGTTCTCACTCAAACAGGTAGGTAATCtacttatatatgtatatgttcaTGTAGTTTCTATTTGTGAACGATATGAGTTGAATGTGGAAGATACCAAAGATCACCCACCTTTTTACGGGTTCCTTTTCTTTAAGGTTAGAAGAGTTGCTACTAGCTCGTAAGGTACCTCTGTCTTTATTCTCACTTGTGGATAAAAAGAGTTGCTACTAGGTAAGATTGTTCATGCTTTCTACAGGTTACCCCCGGATCTTTCTTCCCTTCTCCCGCAACTCATTTTCTCCTCAGATACCATCTTCTGTTTTTAGTAGCGTAACATTCTCATATATCTCTCTAGTCTAGG from Camelina sativa cultivar DH55 chromosome 2, Cs, whole genome shotgun sequence includes the following:
- the LOC104721877 gene encoding putative F-box protein At3g23950; this translates as MGREKRVVVQLLEETLVNIFARFQLRSIARVRSVCKEWKSIIDSDYFRELYESLNSTSSSSVSWSIMNRRNQTLSLEIVGHHGSERWGLRNSIGSSITRYDPETTTVRKTSVLSCADGLVLLYIETSEGAPEYHVGNPLLRQWVRIPLPPHLSPFDVVRLQENKLFSDTGLVTKMEKGIVVGYKVVWMLASSSLSKDITFMMYASETGLWTTREVRCLRPMFWSRLEYSVPLNGILHWLASNGTNLDANYVLSYDLYNNDINGGGHECRAMPFPGIELYARHQRFKRTITTSAGSVVYCNVFNAINGGRIIRVWRLVNYCDDDPLAAWNLLWELKTTNSSSLVGFGTDYFPVVMHPLNSDIIYLWSRDKNGLALLNLRTHRFSLHKEEDGENHQSTNGGCILSLTGCKEYMDSIYSIYFNAHHLGGVHNLYFSQFVLPRWLNPLPNLVS